A window of Flavobacterium flavigenum contains these coding sequences:
- a CDS encoding phytoene desaturase family protein, translating into MKEQYDVVIVGSGLGGLVSAIILAKEGYSVCVLEKNSQYGGNLQTFVRDKTIFDTGIHYIGGLGEGQNLYQYFKYLGIIDKLNLKQLDKNAFDIISFEDDSTEYPHAQGYENFVRQLEKYFPGEKENIEKYCKSLREVCDSFPLYNLEWEGKYEDEILRLNAKETIDSFTENEKLKAVLAGSNFLYAGLPDKSPFYVHALIVNSYIESSWRCINGGSQITKQLLKQLKKYGGEFYKYKEVIHFEVENHKVNSVKMKDGTQVSGKLFISNIEPKTTLKMAGEENFRKPFFNRIQNLEGVLSAFSLYLVFKPETFKYINHNYYHFKNSGEVWTSHEYDENSWPKMYMASMNASKKDEIWADGMTFITYMKFDDVLPWVNTFNTTIEKNKRGESYEEFKARKAAKFLDEIEIKFPGIRDCIQSVHTSSPLSYRDYIGGDKGNMYGYVKDSENPMKTLIPSKTKLENLYLTGQSISMHGVLGVTIGAVVTCSEIVGKEYLITKINQA; encoded by the coding sequence ATGAAAGAGCAATACGACGTAGTAATTGTAGGCAGCGGTTTAGGCGGATTAGTCTCGGCGATCATTCTGGCTAAAGAAGGCTACAGCGTTTGTGTGCTCGAAAAAAACAGTCAATACGGCGGAAATCTTCAGACTTTTGTTCGCGATAAGACGATTTTTGATACCGGAATTCATTACATAGGAGGTTTGGGCGAAGGCCAAAATCTGTATCAGTATTTTAAATACCTGGGGATTATCGATAAACTAAACCTGAAGCAATTAGACAAAAATGCTTTCGATATTATTTCTTTTGAAGATGATAGTACCGAGTATCCGCATGCACAGGGCTATGAGAATTTTGTTCGCCAACTAGAAAAATATTTCCCCGGAGAAAAAGAGAACATTGAAAAATATTGTAAAAGTTTACGAGAAGTCTGCGATTCTTTTCCGCTCTATAATTTAGAATGGGAAGGTAAATATGAAGATGAAATTTTAAGGCTGAATGCAAAAGAAACAATTGATTCTTTTACAGAAAATGAAAAACTAAAAGCCGTTCTGGCAGGTTCTAATTTTCTATATGCAGGACTTCCGGATAAGTCCCCTTTTTATGTTCATGCCCTGATTGTAAATTCGTATATCGAAAGTTCATGGCGCTGCATCAACGGCGGAAGCCAGATCACCAAACAGCTTTTGAAACAGCTTAAAAAATACGGCGGCGAATTTTATAAATATAAAGAAGTTATCCATTTTGAAGTCGAAAATCACAAAGTGAATTCGGTTAAAATGAAAGACGGGACACAGGTTTCCGGAAAGCTTTTTATTTCGAATATTGAACCCAAAACAACATTGAAAATGGCAGGTGAAGAGAACTTCAGAAAGCCATTTTTCAACCGGATTCAAAACCTTGAAGGCGTTCTTTCGGCTTTTAGTCTGTATCTGGTTTTTAAACCGGAAACTTTCAAATACATCAACCACAATTATTATCATTTTAAAAATAGCGGTGAAGTCTGGACGTCGCATGAATACGATGAAAATTCATGGCCAAAAATGTATATGGCTTCTATGAATGCGTCTAAAAAAGACGAAATATGGGCTGATGGAATGACGTTTATCACCTACATGAAATTTGATGATGTACTGCCCTGGGTAAATACTTTTAATACAACTATCGAAAAAAATAAACGTGGTGAAAGTTATGAAGAATTCAAAGCCAGAAAAGCAGCTAAATTTTTGGATGAAATCGAAATAAAATTTCCGGGGATCCGGGATTGTATACAGTCTGTTCATACCTCAAGTCCGCTTTCTTACCGTGATTATATTGGCGGTGATAAAGGCAATATGTACGGCTATGTCAAAGATTCCGAAAATCCGATGAAAACGTTGATTCCGTCCAAAACCAAATTAGAAAATTTGTATCTCACGGGTCAGAGCATCAGCATGCATGGGGTTTTGGGTGTAACAATCGGGGCTGTTGTAACCTGTTCTGAAATTGTTGGGAAAGAATATTTAATTACCAAAATCAATCAGGCTTAA
- a CDS encoding 1-acyl-sn-glycerol-3-phosphate acyltransferase, protein MHQYFYAIHLFVNRRKSLSVFLAVLMLFIFGFFASQIKFEEDITKLIPTNDKADVTAKVLKQLNFADKTTVIFKLEKNGSEDDLKEMATAFSDSVSKSCKPYITGIQGKIDEENIQETIDFVYNNLPLFLDDKDYDSIEKKMQKDSIAATVQANYKSIISPSGFVTKDFILQDPLGISFIALKKLQQLNIGDDFTLENGFVMTKDKKKLLLFITSDISSSETEKNTLFAEKLKSIQENLNQQFKGKTSVSYFGSALIAVANATQIKSDIVLTTTIAMITLMLILILFYRKILIPLIIFIPTIFGGLFAVAFLYFVKEQISAISLGIGSILLGITIDYSLHILTHYKHNSDIKTLYKDITMPVIMSSSTTAVAFLCLLFVKSDALNDLGIFAAVIVMASAFFSLLIVPHLYKPKENNFEHKKNVIDKLAHFSFHNNKFLIGFCVIITIICFFTYNNVGFNNDLSQLNFVPKEIKAAEKQLEESTSLTSKTIYVASYGKSMEEVLQHNSKLFTDLTKEKKEKKILNFSSVGGIMLSQKEQRQKIEKWNSFWNASKKQFLQSQLIAEGSKLGFKPTTYNLFFDHLNLDFKPISASAYLKIQALQLKEFVTEKNGFYTISTLVKVSPEQRDTFVKSASAKENLIAIDRQQMNETFFSTLKTDFNSLVNYSFIAVILILFFFFRRIELVIVSCIPIALTGIVTAGIMGIFGIQMNIFSMIVCTLIFGHGVDFSIFMTSALQKEYTTGKNEIAIYRTSIILAVITTILGIGAMIFAKHPALTSISSVSLIGVFAALIITFIFYPILFKLFISNRSKNGNPPFALRSFLNGIISFFYYGLGGILMSLYCLLIMPILPIKEKSKMSGFRFVISKFMKSVLYSNPFVVKKVINPFHENFEKPAIIIANHASFLDTLTIGMLTPKVIYLVNDWVYNSLFFGPIVKKAGFYPVSKGLENGVEHLRQKAKEGYSIIIFPEGTRSESNQIKRFHKGAFYLAEELNLDILPILIHGVSEVLPKGDFIIYDGSITISILERISPDNHSFGKNYAERTKQISAFFKSEFSKIRQQIEGSDYFKKMLIHSYDYKEIEVVKSVKENLKSNLETYYHLNRYISAKAKILHLANDFGQLDVLLTLQEPQRKIDSYISDEEKREVAKTNYIAQKRKISYLDQLELTNGEYDVTLISDENFEHFSKITSASSIILIGSSRLKNKVTDLGFDSVLEENNIIILKKN, encoded by the coding sequence ATGCATCAATACTTCTACGCCATTCATTTATTTGTAAACCGACGAAAATCACTTTCGGTTTTTTTGGCTGTGCTGATGCTTTTTATTTTTGGATTTTTTGCGTCTCAAATTAAATTTGAAGAAGACATAACCAAACTCATTCCAACCAATGACAAAGCTGATGTTACGGCAAAAGTTCTCAAACAGTTAAATTTCGCAGACAAAACCACTGTCATTTTCAAACTCGAAAAAAATGGTTCTGAAGACGATTTGAAAGAAATGGCCACTGCTTTTTCGGATAGTGTTTCTAAATCCTGCAAACCTTATATTACCGGAATCCAGGGAAAAATTGACGAAGAGAATATTCAGGAAACAATCGATTTTGTTTACAATAATCTGCCGCTTTTTTTAGATGATAAAGATTATGATTCTATCGAAAAAAAAATGCAAAAAGACAGTATTGCAGCGACAGTTCAGGCAAATTATAAATCGATTATTTCACCTTCTGGCTTTGTAACAAAAGATTTTATTCTGCAGGATCCGCTTGGGATTTCGTTTATAGCTTTAAAAAAATTACAGCAATTAAATATTGGTGATGATTTTACATTGGAAAATGGTTTTGTAATGACCAAAGACAAAAAGAAATTATTGCTTTTTATCACCTCAGATATTTCATCCAGCGAAACCGAAAAAAACACTCTTTTTGCTGAAAAGCTAAAATCGATTCAGGAAAATTTAAATCAGCAGTTTAAAGGAAAAACTTCTGTCAGTTATTTTGGGTCCGCTTTGATTGCCGTTGCAAATGCCACTCAGATTAAAAGTGATATTGTCCTGACGACGACCATCGCCATGATTACGCTAATGCTGATATTAATTTTATTCTACCGAAAAATATTAATTCCGCTCATTATTTTTATTCCAACAATATTTGGCGGTTTGTTTGCCGTTGCCTTTTTATATTTTGTAAAAGAACAGATTTCGGCAATCTCACTCGGAATCGGATCTATTTTATTGGGAATCACAATTGATTATTCATTACATATTCTCACGCATTACAAACACAACAGTGACATCAAAACCTTGTATAAAGACATTACGATGCCTGTCATCATGAGCAGTTCGACTACGGCAGTTGCATTTTTATGTCTGCTTTTTGTAAAATCAGATGCACTGAATGACCTCGGAATTTTCGCTGCCGTGATCGTTATGGCATCCGCGTTTTTCTCACTTCTGATTGTTCCTCATTTATACAAACCCAAAGAAAATAATTTTGAACATAAGAAAAATGTGATCGATAAACTGGCTCATTTCTCCTTTCACAACAATAAATTTTTGATTGGCTTTTGTGTTATAATTACAATCATTTGCTTTTTTACTTATAATAATGTTGGTTTCAATAATGATTTGTCACAGCTAAATTTTGTTCCTAAAGAAATCAAAGCTGCCGAGAAACAACTGGAAGAAAGCACGAGTCTGACTTCAAAAACCATTTATGTGGCTTCGTACGGAAAAAGTATGGAAGAAGTTCTGCAACACAACAGCAAGCTTTTTACCGATTTAACAAAAGAAAAAAAAGAGAAGAAAATTTTAAATTTCAGTTCTGTTGGAGGAATTATGCTTTCGCAGAAGGAACAGCGTCAAAAAATTGAAAAATGGAATTCGTTTTGGAATGCCAGTAAAAAACAATTTTTACAATCTCAATTAATTGCGGAAGGTTCAAAACTTGGATTCAAGCCAACGACATACAATCTTTTTTTCGATCATTTAAATTTGGATTTCAAGCCCATTTCTGCTTCGGCCTATCTAAAAATTCAGGCTTTACAATTAAAAGAATTTGTAACCGAAAAAAATGGTTTTTACACGATTTCAACTTTGGTAAAAGTTTCTCCTGAACAGCGTGATACTTTTGTAAAATCGGCTTCCGCCAAAGAAAACCTGATTGCAATTGACCGCCAGCAAATGAATGAAACCTTTTTCAGCACTTTGAAAACCGATTTCAATTCGCTTGTCAATTATTCCTTTATCGCCGTGATTTTAATTCTGTTTTTCTTTTTCAGAAGAATCGAATTGGTGATTGTCAGCTGTATCCCGATTGCTTTAACCGGAATTGTTACAGCAGGAATTATGGGCATTTTTGGCATTCAGATGAATATTTTCAGTATGATTGTCTGCACTTTGATTTTTGGTCATGGAGTTGATTTTAGCATTTTTATGACAAGTGCACTTCAAAAAGAATATACTACCGGAAAAAATGAAATTGCGATTTACAGAACATCAATCATTTTAGCTGTAATCACGACAATTTTAGGAATCGGCGCCATGATATTTGCGAAGCATCCTGCACTAACTTCAATTTCATCAGTTTCGTTAATCGGGGTTTTTGCGGCACTGATTATTACGTTCATCTTCTATCCGATTCTCTTTAAACTTTTTATATCAAACCGTTCAAAAAACGGAAATCCACCTTTCGCACTACGCAGTTTTTTAAATGGTATTATATCCTTTTTTTACTACGGACTTGGCGGAATTTTAATGTCGCTTTACTGTTTGCTTATTATGCCGATTCTTCCAATAAAGGAAAAATCTAAAATGAGCGGATTCCGTTTTGTGATTTCAAAATTTATGAAATCAGTCTTGTATTCCAATCCGTTTGTGGTCAAAAAAGTGATTAATCCTTTTCATGAAAATTTTGAAAAACCAGCCATAATTATTGCCAATCATGCATCATTTTTAGATACGCTGACAATCGGAATGCTGACTCCGAAAGTCATTTATTTAGTAAATGACTGGGTGTACAACTCCCTGTTTTTTGGCCCAATTGTTAAAAAAGCAGGTTTTTATCCCGTTTCAAAAGGGCTTGAAAACGGCGTTGAGCATTTGCGCCAAAAAGCAAAAGAAGGGTATTCGATAATCATTTTTCCTGAAGGAACTCGTTCTGAAAGCAATCAGATTAAACGTTTTCATAAAGGTGCTTTTTATCTTGCTGAAGAATTAAATTTAGACATTCTTCCAATTTTAATTCATGGTGTTTCGGAAGTCTTGCCAAAAGGCGATTTTATAATTTATGACGGCAGTATTACCATTTCTATTTTAGAAAGAATAAGTCCTGATAATCATTCTTTTGGAAAAAATTATGCTGAAAGAACCAAACAGATTAGTGCCTTTTTTAAATCTGAATTCTCTAAAATACGTCAGCAAATTGAAGGATCTGATTATTTCAAAAAAATGCTGATTCATAGTTATGATTACAAAGAAATTGAAGTGGTAAAAAGTGTAAAAGAAAATCTGAAATCAAATCTAGAAACCTATTATCATCTAAACCGGTACATTTCGGCGAAAGCCAAAATCCTGCATTTAGCAAATGATTTCGGGCAATTAGACGTTTTACTTACTTTGCAGGAACCGCAGCGAAAAATTGATTCGTACATTTCTGATGAAGAAAAAAGAGAGGTTGCCAAAACCAATTACATCGCCCAAAAAAGAAAAATATCGTATCTGGATCAATTAGAATTAACAAATGGGGAGTATGATGTTACATTGATTTCAGATGAAAACTTTGAGCATTTTTCGAAAATTACGAGTGCTTCTTCTATAATTTTGATTGGTTCTTCCCGTTTAAAAAATAAAGTAACTGACTTGGGTTTTGATTCTGTTTTAGAAGAAAATAATATCATCATTTTAAAGAAAAATTAA
- a CDS encoding DUF2062 domain-containing protein, with product MKSHQELLSSTNFCVIVPTYNNQKTLKKVLDSVLNFTTNVIIVNDGSTDATSEILKSYSQLTQIHHPKNLGKGRALRNGFRKAIEMTFEYAITIDSDGQHFAADIPIFLEAIQEEPNALLIGSRNMTQENVPKKSSFGNKFSNFWFRFETGIKLDDTQSGFRLYPLRLLPKRFYTNKFEFEIEVIVRAAWKGITVKNIPIQVLYDPAERVSHFRPFRDFTRISILNTVLVTNALLYIKPRDFFRRAKKKGFKKFFLEDILESKDSNFKKSAAIALGIFIGLSPFWGFQTILLFALAALFRLNKVIAFLTSNISFPPFIPFIIYASLKIGSIFVPSDTSLFLDSSMTFDDIQKNAAQYIVGSLILASVSALSAGLISYLLLTAFSKKRTE from the coding sequence ATGAAATCACATCAGGAATTACTTAGTTCGACTAACTTTTGCGTTATTGTACCTACGTATAATAATCAAAAAACGCTAAAAAAAGTTCTGGACTCTGTTTTAAATTTCACCACAAATGTCATTATTGTCAATGACGGTTCTACTGATGCTACGAGCGAAATATTAAAATCGTATTCACAGCTTACTCAAATTCATCATCCTAAAAACTTAGGAAAAGGACGGGCGCTTAGAAACGGTTTTCGAAAAGCAATCGAAATGACATTCGAATATGCCATCACAATCGATTCTGACGGACAGCATTTTGCTGCTGATATTCCCATTTTCTTAGAAGCTATCCAAGAGGAGCCAAATGCTCTTTTGATTGGAAGCCGAAATATGACGCAGGAAAATGTGCCTAAGAAAAGTAGTTTCGGAAATAAATTTTCGAACTTCTGGTTCAGGTTTGAAACCGGAATCAAACTTGATGATACGCAATCCGGTTTTAGATTATATCCGCTTCGATTGCTACCAAAACGATTTTATACCAATAAATTTGAGTTTGAAATTGAGGTTATTGTACGTGCTGCATGGAAAGGAATTACAGTAAAAAACATTCCGATTCAGGTTTTGTACGATCCTGCAGAGCGTGTGTCTCATTTTCGTCCGTTTCGTGATTTTACCAGAATCAGTATTCTAAATACCGTTTTGGTAACAAATGCGTTGCTTTACATCAAACCAAGGGATTTTTTCAGAAGAGCAAAAAAAAAAGGTTTTAAAAAATTCTTTCTCGAGGATATTTTAGAAAGCAAGGATTCAAATTTTAAAAAATCCGCTGCAATTGCTTTAGGAATTTTTATTGGTCTTTCACCTTTCTGGGGTTTTCAGACCATTTTGCTTTTTGCTTTAGCTGCGTTATTCAGGCTCAACAAAGTCATTGCTTTTTTAACTTCCAATATTAGTTTTCCTCCTTTCATTCCTTTTATTATCTACGCTTCTCTAAAAATAGGAAGCATTTTTGTCCCTTCTGATACTTCACTTTTTTTGGACAGTTCGATGACGTTTGACGATATTCAAAAAAATGCCGCTCAATATATCGTAGGAAGTCTTATTTTAGCATCCGTTTCGGCTTTATCAGCTGGTTTAATAAGTTATTTACTTTTAACCGCTTTTAGTAAGAAACGTACAGAATAA
- a CDS encoding 3-hydroxyacyl-ACP dehydratase, with translation MVLKDFYKILSEEKISDSKHIITILVNEKHEVFKGHFPGNPIMPGVCMIQIIKELTEKITQETLMIQTLSNVKFMALINPESTPELRLELDIATTEDNLVKVKNTTYFNDTVALKLSNVYKKL, from the coding sequence ATGGTTTTAAAAGACTTTTACAAAATACTTTCGGAAGAAAAAATATCCGATTCGAAACATATTATTACGATTTTGGTTAATGAAAAACATGAAGTTTTCAAAGGTCATTTTCCGGGAAATCCGATTATGCCTGGTGTTTGCATGATTCAGATTATTAAAGAACTGACAGAGAAAATAACTCAGGAAACTTTAATGATTCAGACGCTTTCAAATGTAAAATTTATGGCACTCATAAATCCGGAGAGCACTCCGGAATTACGTCTGGAACTAGATATTGCAACAACCGAAGACAATTTGGTTAAAGTAAAAAACACAACTTATTTTAATGATACTGTTGCTTTAAAACTGAGCAACGTATATAAAAAACTTTAA
- a CDS encoding outer membrane beta-barrel protein: MKSKNLAIIAFSFFAFLKMQAQVTFKPGIHAGINISKISKTDFDVNSKTDFYIGGFGALKLSKFYTLQPELTYSRQGAKGTVEGFYYNFLPDGQAETITENRNLDISLQYLSFITINKFNITEKIYLLAGPFVDFVIGDEIEYDKSNGFFTSVSKGEDIDFGIIGGVGFNFPKGIAFEARIKKGTRDAFDDANGAATTNPNLVYQIGVAYTFGK, from the coding sequence ATGAAAAGTAAAAATTTAGCAATTATTGCATTTTCTTTTTTTGCATTTTTAAAAATGCAGGCTCAGGTAACTTTTAAACCTGGAATTCATGCAGGAATTAACATTTCTAAAATTTCAAAAACTGATTTTGATGTGAACAGTAAAACAGATTTCTACATTGGTGGTTTTGGAGCTTTGAAATTGAGTAAATTTTATACGTTACAGCCTGAATTAACTTATTCCAGACAAGGGGCAAAAGGTACTGTCGAGGGATTTTATTATAACTTCTTACCTGACGGCCAAGCAGAAACGATAACTGAAAATAGAAATCTGGATATTTCATTACAATATTTGTCATTTATAACTATAAATAAATTTAACATTACTGAAAAGATATATCTTTTGGCTGGTCCGTTTGTTGACTTTGTAATTGGAGATGAAATCGAATATGATAAATCAAATGGATTTTTTACCTCTGTTTCAAAAGGAGAAGATATTGATTTTGGAATTATTGGCGGAGTTGGATTTAACTTCCCAAAAGGAATTGCATTCGAAGCAAGAATCAAAAAAGGGACAAGAGACGCATTTGATGATGCTAATGGAGCGGCTACTACAAATCCTAATTTGGTTTATCAAATAGGTGTGGCATATACATTTGGAAAATAA
- a CDS encoding outer membrane beta-barrel protein, whose amino-acid sequence MNYKSIIALFFIIQAHAQVSFKPGIRTGLGFSTISETHSTYKKDFYVGGFGEIRLGKYYALQPEITYSRQGSDNVVRNYNDENSGTEKFNKENLRLDYFSFTLLNKFTFGPGIQIQFGPSADFLVNHNLVKRKDANDLAFVTGIGYRLPSGLTFEARFKKGFYDILDSDYYYNDSNNNYLFGDYNTNINFQLGVSYSFGK is encoded by the coding sequence TTGAATTATAAAAGTATAATAGCCCTATTTTTTATCATACAGGCACACGCACAAGTTAGTTTCAAGCCAGGAATAAGAACTGGATTGGGTTTTTCTACGATTTCGGAAACACATTCCACTTATAAAAAAGATTTTTATGTAGGTGGTTTTGGCGAAATCAGGCTGGGTAAATATTATGCTCTTCAGCCTGAGATAACATATAGCAGACAAGGTTCTGACAATGTGGTCCGAAATTACAATGATGAGAATTCAGGTACTGAAAAATTTAATAAAGAAAATTTAAGACTTGATTATTTTTCGTTTACATTGTTAAATAAGTTTACTTTTGGACCCGGTATTCAGATACAATTTGGTCCATCGGCAGATTTTCTTGTAAATCATAATTTAGTCAAAAGAAAAGATGCGAATGATTTGGCTTTTGTTACCGGAATTGGCTATCGTCTGCCATCAGGTTTAACATTTGAAGCCCGATTTAAAAAAGGTTTTTACGATATATTAGATAGTGATTATTATTACAATGATTCTAATAATAATTATCTTTTTGGCGATTATAACACAAATATTAATTTTCAATTAGGGGTTTCCTATTCGTTTGGAAAATAA
- a CDS encoding porin family protein, whose translation MKKVTLIIFVLFIGLITSQAQVRVSPGLRGGLNFSTLTNIDDNSTKTDFYVGGLVDIKFNRYFSLQPEITYSRQGDEGRYFENGRYYSEKYELNYITLGAVAKFNFGGSGFHVLAGPSLDFKVDDNYINSDPEGFDMAIVAGVGYTLPNGLAFEARIKQGFIDIYGYDGVDDDYYYDEIILNQVFQLGISYTFKM comes from the coding sequence ATGAAAAAAGTAACTTTAATAATATTCGTTTTATTTATAGGTCTAATAACATCTCAGGCACAGGTAAGGGTTAGCCCGGGACTTCGAGGCGGATTAAACTTTTCTACATTGACTAATATCGATGACAACAGTACTAAAACTGATTTTTATGTTGGTGGATTAGTAGATATTAAATTCAACAGGTATTTCTCATTACAGCCTGAAATAACGTATTCAAGACAAGGTGATGAAGGAAGGTATTTTGAAAATGGCCGCTATTATTCTGAAAAATATGAGCTAAATTATATAACACTTGGAGCCGTTGCTAAATTTAACTTTGGTGGTAGTGGCTTTCATGTTTTGGCAGGACCTTCTTTAGATTTTAAAGTAGATGATAATTACATCAACTCTGATCCAGAAGGTTTTGACATGGCAATTGTTGCAGGTGTTGGTTATACATTGCCAAACGGACTGGCATTTGAAGCCAGAATTAAACAAGGATTCATTGATATTTATGGCTATGACGGAGTTGATGATGACTATTATTATGACGAAATAATTTTGAATCAGGTCTTTCAGCTTGGCATCAGTTACACTTTTAAAATGTAG
- a CDS encoding outer membrane lipoprotein carrier protein LolA — translation MKTKIALLILFISGNLFAQEQKMTPAEIASFKEDVNVVSKKIKSLNTDFVQYKHLDFLSKDIETSGKMFFKEPALLSWQYKKPYNYSIVFKNGKILINDEGKKSAVDIGNSKIFARINKLIVGSVSGNMFDDKEFTISYFKLKGQNLAKFIPKDATLKKYIKQIELTFDKEEATVVQVKLLESSDDYTRIVLKNKVINAKIDDSVFTN, via the coding sequence ATGAAAACTAAAATAGCACTACTAATTCTCTTTATTTCAGGCAATTTGTTTGCTCAGGAACAAAAAATGACTCCTGCCGAAATAGCCTCATTTAAAGAAGATGTGAATGTTGTCTCCAAAAAAATTAAAAGTTTAAATACTGATTTTGTGCAATACAAACATTTGGATTTTTTGTCGAAAGACATTGAAACGTCCGGAAAGATGTTTTTCAAGGAACCGGCGTTATTGTCCTGGCAATACAAGAAACCATACAATTACAGCATCGTTTTCAAAAACGGAAAAATCCTGATTAACGACGAAGGAAAGAAAAGTGCCGTTGATATTGGAAACAGCAAAATCTTTGCCCGCATCAATAAATTAATTGTGGGAAGCGTGAGCGGAAATATGTTTGATGACAAAGAATTTACGATTTCATATTTTAAATTAAAAGGACAAAATCTGGCGAAGTTTATTCCGAAAGATGCGACACTGAAAAAATACATCAAACAAATCGAACTGACTTTTGATAAAGAAGAAGCCACTGTTGTTCAGGTAAAATTATTGGAATCATCTGACGATTATACCCGAATTGTATTAAAAAATAAAGTAATCAATGCAAAAATCGACGATTCAGTTTTTACTAATTAA
- a CDS encoding polysaccharide deacetylase family protein, translated as MITHKNISLFFIFLLLLVFLLNLYTAINLWFFFAIIFIWIGINAFGSARISSNYHVKAFCGNPLETEKKIALTFDDGPSEFTLEVLELLKKYNAKATFFCIGKNIENHPEIVKQIIAEGHLVGNHSYSHSKFFDFYTEPTIRKELQKTDKLLEKFTSKKINFFRPPYGVTTPSIGRALKITGHKVIGWNIRSLDGGLKNEKLILNRIKKRVSPGGIVLLHDTAPHSVLILEQFLQFLQQNNYQVVSIEELLNLKAYEN; from the coding sequence ATGATAACGCATAAAAACATATCGCTGTTTTTTATCTTTTTGTTGCTTTTAGTATTTCTTCTGAATCTTTATACTGCAATAAATCTGTGGTTCTTTTTTGCTATAATTTTTATCTGGATCGGAATAAATGCTTTCGGTTCTGCCAGGATTTCATCTAATTATCATGTAAAGGCTTTCTGCGGTAATCCATTAGAAACAGAGAAAAAAATCGCACTTACTTTTGACGACGGTCCAAGTGAATTTACTTTAGAAGTTTTAGAACTTTTAAAAAAATACAATGCAAAAGCGACTTTTTTCTGCATTGGAAAAAATATTGAAAATCATCCTGAAATTGTAAAACAAATTATCGCCGAAGGTCATTTGGTGGGAAATCATTCGTATTCGCATTCTAAGTTTTTTGATTTTTATACCGAACCAACGATAAGAAAAGAGCTCCAGAAAACAGATAAACTTCTGGAAAAATTCACTTCCAAAAAAATAAACTTTTTTCGTCCTCCTTATGGGGTTACAACACCATCAATTGGCAGAGCTTTAAAAATCACCGGTCATAAAGTAATCGGCTGGAATATTCGCTCGCTTGACGGTGGATTAAAAAATGAAAAATTAATTTTGAATCGAATTAAAAAACGGGTTTCTCCCGGCGGAATTGTACTTTTGCACGACACGGCGCCACACTCTGTTTTGATATTGGAACAGTTTTTGCAATTTTTGCAGCAAAACAATTATCAGGTCGTTTCGATTGAAGAACTATTGAATCTTAAAGCGTATGAAAATTGA